A window from Sinorhizobium fredii encodes these proteins:
- a CDS encoding NifU family protein — protein MFIQTEATPNPATLKFLPGKVVMENGTAEFRSEEEARAGSPLAARLFSIPGVSGVYFGYDFITVSKEGQEWQHLKPAVLGSIMEHFMSGQPIMSGAGRAEETDQEGEFYDEGDEAIVATIKELLDTRVRPAVAQDGGDITFRGFKDGTVFLNMKGACSGCPSSTATLRHGVQNLLRHFVPEVESVESV, from the coding sequence ATGTTCATCCAGACCGAAGCCACGCCGAATCCGGCCACGTTGAAGTTCCTGCCGGGCAAGGTGGTGATGGAGAACGGAACCGCCGAATTCCGAAGCGAGGAAGAGGCGCGCGCCGGTTCGCCGCTGGCGGCACGGCTTTTCTCGATTCCCGGCGTCAGCGGCGTCTATTTCGGCTACGACTTCATCACCGTCAGCAAGGAAGGGCAGGAGTGGCAGCACCTTAAGCCCGCGGTCCTCGGCTCGATTATGGAGCATTTCATGTCCGGCCAGCCGATCATGTCGGGCGCCGGCCGAGCCGAAGAGACGGATCAGGAAGGCGAATTCTATGACGAGGGCGACGAGGCGATCGTCGCGACGATCAAGGAACTGCTCGACACGCGGGTGCGCCCGGCCGTCGCCCAGGATGGCGGCGACATCACCTTCCGGGGTTTCAAGGACGGCACCGTGTTCCTGAACATGAAGGGAGCCTGCTCCGGTTGCCCGTCCTCGACCGCGACGCTCAGGCACGGCGTGCAGAACTTGCTGCGCCATTTCGTGCCCGAGGTCGAATCGGTCGAATCGGTCTGA
- the tsaB gene encoding tRNA (adenosine(37)-N6)-threonylcarbamoyltransferase complex dimerization subunit type 1 TsaB yields the protein MLVLAIDSSGSGCAAAVYDGAAGEVLAHAGADIGRGHAERLMEFVDEALFASGRELADIDRIAVTVGPGSFTGIRVGVAAARGLALALGKPALGITTLQLVAESAREKQPGQPVLAVIDAKRDEVYVQAFSACGEAQGEPEILPLATARDRFSGFVGVICGSGAPLVASADTVGKPDEIDIAIDIGLVGRLGATADPASAKPKPLYLRGPDAKPQAGFAVRRATAG from the coding sequence ATGTTGGTCCTTGCCATCGATAGCTCGGGCAGCGGTTGCGCGGCTGCAGTCTATGACGGCGCGGCGGGCGAAGTGCTGGCCCATGCCGGCGCCGACATCGGCCGCGGTCATGCCGAGCGCCTGATGGAGTTCGTCGATGAGGCGCTCTTCGCCTCCGGCAGGGAACTTGCGGACATAGACCGGATCGCCGTCACCGTAGGGCCGGGGTCGTTCACCGGCATTCGCGTCGGCGTCGCAGCGGCGCGCGGCCTGGCGCTTGCCCTCGGCAAGCCGGCCCTCGGTATCACCACGCTCCAGCTTGTTGCCGAGAGCGCCAGGGAGAAGCAGCCGGGGCAGCCGGTGCTGGCGGTCATCGACGCGAAACGGGACGAGGTCTATGTCCAGGCCTTTAGCGCGTGCGGCGAGGCGCAAGGCGAGCCCGAAATCCTGCCGCTCGCCACAGCGCGCGACCGCTTTTCCGGTTTCGTCGGCGTTATTTGCGGCTCCGGCGCACCGCTCGTTGCCTCGGCCGATACGGTCGGCAAGCCGGACGAGATCGATATCGCCATCGATATCGGCCTCGTCGGCCGGCTAGGCGCTACGGCCGATCCAGCCTCGGCCAAGCCGAAACCGCTCTACTTGCGGGGCCCGGATGCAAAGCCTCAGGCGGGCTTCGCCGTCAGGAGGGCGACGGCAGGATAG
- a CDS encoding GNAT family N-acetyltransferase gives MSFTDYFTRRTEFDIFPLEEADLIAAATLHSQRFAKPWSDGEIHALLLQETVFGFAARQTNGTFRPAFGGFVLSRAAAGEAEVLSIGVDPRFARSGLGWRLMQAVMREAIVKGAETLFLEVDETNLAAIGLYGKLGFAKVGERKAYYQGAGGSRTAALVMRLDLR, from the coding sequence ATGAGCTTCACCGACTATTTCACGCGCCGAACTGAATTCGACATCTTCCCGCTGGAGGAGGCGGACCTGATCGCGGCGGCAACTCTGCACAGCCAGCGTTTCGCCAAGCCCTGGAGCGACGGCGAAATTCATGCGCTCCTGCTGCAGGAAACGGTCTTCGGCTTCGCTGCCCGCCAGACGAATGGCACGTTTCGACCTGCATTCGGAGGCTTCGTGCTGTCGCGTGCCGCCGCGGGTGAGGCCGAGGTCCTGTCGATCGGCGTCGATCCGCGTTTTGCCCGCTCCGGTCTCGGCTGGCGGCTGATGCAGGCGGTGATGCGCGAGGCGATCGTCAAGGGCGCTGAGACGCTATTCCTCGAAGTCGATGAGACGAACCTGGCAGCGATCGGACTTTACGGCAAGCTCGGCTTCGCGAAGGTCGGCGAGCGCAAGGCCTATTATCAGGGAGCGGGCGGGTCGCGCACGGCCGCCCTTGTCATGCGGCTCGATCTTCGCTAG
- a CDS encoding lysophospholipid acyltransferase family protein, translated as MINWIRVALYAILLAIVSLLLMPVQLVCLWLDMKPRRFLPRFWHRIACRLLGLRVRVHGELDRRRPLLISANHVSWKDIMVLSSIADVVFVAKSDVRDWPVFGILARLQASVFIEREQKRTIGQQVSEIGRRLADGEVVVLFPEGTTSDGNRLLEIKTSLFGAAASAVPQSPTGVVHVQPVAISYTGIHGMPMGRYYRPIAAWPGDIGLLPHLVGVLREGAIDVEVDFGEAVDYDRHSSRKTISRLVEQRIRNMLSDRLRGRAPARERTAA; from the coding sequence ATGATCAACTGGATACGGGTCGCGCTCTACGCCATCCTGCTGGCGATCGTCTCTTTGCTGCTGATGCCGGTCCAACTTGTCTGCCTCTGGCTGGATATGAAGCCGCGCCGCTTCCTGCCGCGGTTCTGGCATCGCATCGCCTGCCGTCTGCTCGGCCTTCGCGTTCGGGTCCACGGGGAATTGGATCGGCGGCGGCCGCTGCTGATAAGCGCCAATCACGTCTCCTGGAAGGACATAATGGTCCTGTCGTCCATTGCCGATGTCGTTTTCGTAGCCAAGTCGGACGTCAGGGACTGGCCCGTCTTCGGTATCCTTGCCCGCCTGCAGGCCTCGGTTTTTATTGAACGGGAGCAGAAACGCACAATCGGCCAACAGGTAAGCGAGATCGGCCGCCGGCTCGCGGACGGCGAGGTCGTCGTGCTCTTTCCGGAGGGCACGACTTCGGACGGCAACCGCCTTCTCGAGATCAAGACCTCGCTGTTCGGCGCAGCCGCCTCGGCCGTGCCGCAGTCGCCGACCGGCGTCGTGCATGTCCAGCCGGTGGCGATTTCCTATACGGGCATCCATGGCATGCCCATGGGCCGCTACTACCGGCCGATCGCGGCCTGGCCGGGCGACATCGGGCTGCTGCCGCACCTCGTCGGGGTCCTTCGGGAAGGGGCGATCGACGTGGAAGTGGATTTCGGCGAGGCGGTGGATTACGACCGGCACTCCAGCCGCAAGACCATCAGCCGCCTCGTCGAGCAGCGGATCCGCAACATGTTGTCGGACCGGCTGAGAGGCCGGGCGCCGGCCCGCGAGAGGACCGCGGCCTAG